Proteins encoded by one window of Culicoides brevitarsis isolate CSIRO-B50_1 chromosome 2, AGI_CSIRO_Cbre_v1, whole genome shotgun sequence:
- the LOC134829415 gene encoding COP9 signalosome complex subunit 3, with protein MASALEHYVNKVRNLSEGNVRELVDYLNESLELLTRNTNILDNVLETLDIQQHSLGYMYILLAKFADTPAATQALLDTDTVVKLLRNFTNLCNGEQVRSAPNQFFELYNRFTYYLIHGKTHVALGIPIVAQAVEKIRLCDSQLTPMHADLCVLCLSAKIFKPAIAFLDVDITEIVTTNDKSNDAKSFLLYYYYGGMIYAALKNFTQALYFFEVAITTPALAMSHIMLEAYKKYILVSIIELGKMQPVPKSASQVISRFMRPLSHAYHELGTAYGNGSSEELRNVVLKHRDTYERDKNFGLVKQVIASLYKKNIQRLTKTFLTLSLADVASRVQLGSPAEAEKYIFKMIKSGEIYATIDQRDGMVIFKDSSEKYNTPEMFLKVQSDVAKVMELNKQLLKMEEEIVLNPVFVKKAVGTQDEELPHVKGYAYQSMEQ; from the exons ATGGCGAGCGCACTCGAACATTACGTCAATAAAGTGCGAAACTTGAgtgaag GCAATGTTCGTGAGTTAGTGGATTATTTGAACGAATCGCTCGAGTTGCTGACCCGAAATACCAACATTTTGGACAATGTGCTCGAGACGCTCGACATTCAGCAACACTCGCTCGGTTATATGTACATTTTGCTGGCGAAATTCGCCGACACACCGGCTGCCACTCAAGCGCTCCTTGACACAGACACGGTTGTGAAACTTCTGCGTAACTTTACGAACTTGTGCAATGGCGAGCAAGTGAGATCCGCACCAAATCAAT ttttcgaGTTGTATAATCGTTTCACGTATTATTTGATCCATGGAAAGACACATGTGGCTCTGGGGATTCCGATTGTCGCGCAAGCCGTCGAGAAAATTCGACTTTGTGACTCGCAGCTGACGCCCATGCATGCGGATTTGTGCGTTTTGTGTCTCAGTGCGAAGATTTTCAAGCCGGCAATTGCATTTTTGGATGTCGATATCACGGAAATTGTCACGACAAACGACAAAAGTAACGATGCCAAATCCTTTCTGCTCTATTATTACTACGGCGGCATGATTTACGCCGCTCTGAAGAATTTTACGCAGGCACTGTACTTTTTCGAGGTAGCAATAACGACGCCGGCACTCGCAATGTCGCACATCATGCTGGAGGCGTACAAAAAGTACATTCTCGTGTCGATTATCGAGTTGGGGAAGATGCAACCGGTGCCGAAATCCGCATCGCAGGTCATCAGTCGCTTCATGAGACCACTTTCGCATGCGTATCACGAGTTGGGCACGGCTTATGGCAACGGATCGAGCGAGGAGCTGCGAAATGTCGTGTTGAAACATCGCGACACCTATGAACGCGACAAGAATTTCGGTTTGGTCAAGCAAGTCATTGCCTCGTTGTACAAGAAGAACATCCAACGCTTGACCAAAACTTTTCTCACACTCTCGTTGGCCGACGTTGCGAGTCGTGTTCAGTTAGGATCTCCAGCGGAAGctgaaaaatacatttttaaaatg atcaaatCTGGTGAAATTTACGCGACAATCGACCAACGTGACGGCATGGTGATCTTCAAAGACAGCTCCGAGAAGTACAATACGCCGGAAATGTTCCTGAAAGTGCAGAGTGATGTCGCCAAGGTCATGGAATTGAATAAGCAGTTGTTGAAAATGGAAGAGGAAATTGTTCTCAATCCGGTGTTCGTTAAGAAGGCAGTTGGAACGCAAGACGAGGAGCTGCCACACGTTAAAGGTTACGCGTATCAGTCGATGGAGCAGTAA